In Rubrivirga marina, the following are encoded in one genomic region:
- a CDS encoding GNAT family N-acetyltransferase: METNPSQTAIRPLQDSDPPVIEAAFAGIGWSKPAEQYERYLDEQRADRRRVFVAEVEREFAGYVTLNWHPDYPPFREAEVPEIQDLNVLPPFRERGLGAALVRAAEDAARERSAVVGIGVGLGSDYGSAQRLYVRLGYVPDGCGVAYSDRIVVPGERVVVDDDLVLHFTKRLAAEPAPAGRRGA, from the coding sequence ATGGAGACGAACCCGTCCCAGACCGCCATCCGACCGCTCCAGGACTCGGACCCGCCCGTGATCGAGGCCGCCTTCGCAGGGATCGGTTGGTCGAAGCCGGCGGAGCAGTACGAACGCTACCTCGACGAGCAGCGAGCGGACCGCCGCCGCGTCTTCGTTGCCGAGGTCGAGCGCGAGTTCGCCGGCTACGTCACGCTCAACTGGCACCCCGACTACCCGCCCTTCCGGGAAGCGGAGGTGCCGGAGATCCAGGACCTCAACGTGCTCCCGCCGTTCCGCGAACGTGGACTCGGGGCAGCGCTCGTCCGAGCGGCGGAGGACGCGGCCCGCGAGCGGAGCGCCGTCGTCGGGATCGGCGTCGGCCTCGGTTCGGACTACGGGTCGGCGCAGCGGCTCTACGTCCGACTCGGGTACGTCCCCGACGGGTGTGGCGTGGCGTACTCAGACCGGATCGTGGTGCCGGGCGAGCGCGTAGTCGTGGACGACGACTTGGTGCTCCACTTCACGAAGCGGCTGGCAGCAGAACCCGCCCCTGCAGGCCGACGTGGGGCGTGA